The Pseudomonas sp. R4-35-07 genome contains a region encoding:
- a CDS encoding phage tail protein I — MSEPDASLLPANSSPLEKALDLGFGQLLERVTPPFPALMNPLQTPSEFLPYLAADRGVSEWDADASESEKRLTVALSWQIQRQAGTPKALSYAVESLGFTPDISAWYQQRPIGTPYTFDVQAIIGRSWSSGDHNRLIRRINAAKSERDQATITVVHETEGRLALTQVLHAPLSDGELCLNGALPEFALAARLNSVGVARHYTINDYDLRAQP; from the coding sequence ATGAGTGAACCTGACGCGAGTTTGTTGCCGGCCAACAGTTCACCGCTGGAAAAGGCGCTGGACTTGGGATTCGGCCAGTTGCTCGAGCGAGTCACGCCGCCGTTTCCTGCGTTGATGAACCCACTGCAAACCCCCAGCGAATTTCTTCCTTACCTGGCCGCCGACCGCGGCGTCAGTGAATGGGATGCCGATGCCAGCGAATCGGAAAAGCGCCTGACCGTGGCCTTGTCCTGGCAGATCCAGCGCCAGGCCGGCACACCCAAGGCGCTGAGCTATGCGGTGGAGTCACTGGGATTCACCCCCGACATCAGCGCCTGGTATCAGCAGCGGCCAATCGGTACGCCGTATACCTTCGACGTGCAGGCGATCATTGGGCGCAGTTGGTCCAGTGGTGACCACAACCGGCTGATCCGCCGCATCAACGCAGCCAAAAGCGAGCGGGATCAGGCGACGATTACGGTTGTTCACGAAACCGAAGGTCGGCTTGCGTTGACGCAGGTCCTTCATGCCCCGCTAAGCGACGGCGAGCTGTGTTTAAACGGCGCGCTGCCGGAGTTTGCATTGGCTGCTCGACTTAACAGTGTCGGCGTTG